Below is a window of Fluviibacter phosphoraccumulans DNA.
CAACGGCAAAGTTGCGCGACCGGCCTGCCGCAAAGCTCGAATTCGATCTGCCCGGGCAAGCAATTCTGCATTGGTCGGGTCCACGCTCAGCGCAAACGGCAGATTCAGTGCGGTGTATTCGTGAGCACAATAAATTCGCGTCGCGCCGTCAAGTTGTGCAATACGTGTCAGCGCATCAAACATTTGTTCGGCCGTACCTTCGAACAAACGCCCGCAACCTAGACCGAAAAGCACATCCCCAGAAAACAACGCGGGCGGCGCAGAATCGGCATCACCGGGCAGCAAGTACGCTAAATGCCCACGTGTATGCCCTGGAACCGCCATAACCTCAACGGCAATGTCAGGCCAGAGCATCAGTTGCTCAGCGCCCTTCAACGGATAGTTCACCGTAGGAATGCCCTCGACCTCCGGCCCGTAGACAGTCACTGAATACGCCGGGTGAGTCTGCCGCATCCAGGTAACCAGCGCGGCTACCCCACCCGTATGATCACCATGGTGATGCGTCAACAGAACCTGGGTCGGCAGCAACCGATGTATTTGGCAATAATCAATGACCGGGGCGGCATCGCCGGGGTCAACCACACAGACCGTATGAGGCGCCGAACTGCCCTCGTCGTGCCGTTGCAGCATCCAGATCAGGTTGTCGTCAAACGCGGGGATGCCAATCACGTCTAGGCGACCATGATGGGAAATCAGTGTCTCAAAGGG
It encodes the following:
- the gloB gene encoding hydroxyacylglutathione hydrolase; this translates as MNNPPDPFETLISHHGRLDVIGIPAFDDNLIWMLQRHDEGSSAPHTVCVVDPGDAAPVIDYCQIHRLLPTQVLLTHHHGDHTGGVAALVTWMRQTHPAYSVTVYGPEVEGIPTVNYPLKGAEQLMLWPDIAVEVMAVPGHTRGHLAYLLPGDADSAPPALFSGDVLFGLGCGRLFEGTAEQMFDALTRIAQLDGATRIYCAHEYTALNLPFALSVDPTNAELLARADRIRALRQAGRATLPLLLSEERATNPFLRCDQTPIVLASGVEDLARPDQVFTQLRKLRDTFKAR